The proteins below are encoded in one region of Doryrhamphus excisus isolate RoL2022-K1 chromosome 4, RoL_Dexc_1.0, whole genome shotgun sequence:
- the letm2 gene encoding LETM1 domain-containing protein LETM2, mitochondrial: MAVFSHQVLFAVTRSRGSYLLSKRHSCAALSSRAYLHIEPPRNISSSTNPLRHSRYGHSHSYQGHNLGSVPLARSLHSSCIWLQEIKHDESKLSPGQNSVSDEKKDTASAVAQPQTAPTSTAPAAPAAVVKKALYLRIVDELKHYYNGFRLLGIDTKVAGRMVWRLLHGQVLTRRERRRLMRTCADLFRLVPFMVFIIVPFMEFLLPVFLKLFPEMLPSTFETESKKEEKQKKGLAAKLELAKFLQETIAEMARRNKASEDETQRFSTYVQQVRVTGEQPTTKDIVRFSKLFEDELTLEHLERPQLVALCKLLELQPIGTNNLLRFQLMMQLRTIKSDDEMIAAEGVAAMSVSELQAACRSRGMRSLGLTTDQLRLQLQQWLDLHLNENVPPSLLLLSRAMYLTDLKPKAPVIPPVPKLEKATVATNGSSDNADMLADPALIIKDTPAEEIRNKAPVMSDKPLTAAEVLQAKAATEVSQKSKMSANGV; encoded by the exons ATGGCAGTCTTCAGCCACCAGGTGCTCTTCGCCGTGACAAGATCCAG GGGATCATATTTGTTATCCAAGCGGCACAGCTGCGCTGCGCTATCTTCCAGAGCCTACCTCCATATCGAACCTCCACGCAACATCTCCTCTTCAACGAACCCACTTAGGCACTCCCGCTATGGACACTCCCACAGTTACCAAGGCCACAACCTGGGCTCTGTCCCACTAGCCCGCTCTCTGCACAGCTCATGCATTTGGCTCCAAGAAATAAAACATGATGAGAGTAAACTGTCCCCTGGCCAGAATTCAGTATCAGATGAGAAAAAGGACACTGCGTCTGCTGTTGCCCAACCACAAACGGCACCGACATCCACCGCTCCTGCTGCTCCTGCAGCAGTGGTGAAGAAGGCTCTGTATCTCAGGATTGTTGATGAGCTGAAGCATTACTATAATGGCTTCCGGTTGCTTGGCATTGACACCAAGGTTGCAGGCAGGATGGTGTGGCGGTTGCTGCACGGACAGGTCCTCACACGCAGAGAAAGGAGAAGG CTGATGAGGACCTGCGCTGACCTCTTCCGTCTGGTGCCCTTCATGGTGTTCATTATTGTGCCCTTCATGGAATTCCTCCTTCCAGTCTTCCTCAAACTCTTCCCAGAAATGCTTCCCTCTACCTTCGAGACAGAGTCCAAAAAG GAGGAGAAGCAGAAGAAGGGTTTGGCTGCAAAGCTGGAACTCGCCAAGTTTCTCCAGGAGACCATTGCTGAGATGGCTCGTAGGAACAAGGCCTCGGAGGATGAGACGCAGCGCTTCTCCACATACGTTCAACAG GTTCGGGTCACTGGCGAGCAGCCCACCACAAAGGACATAGTCCGCTTTTCCAAGCTATTTGAGGATGAACTGACGCTAGAGCACCTGGAACGCCCTCAGCTGGTCGCCCTGTGCAAACTACTGGAGCTGCAGCCCATCGGCACAAACAACTTGTTGCGCTTTCAGCTGATGATGCAACTCAGGACCATCAAATCAGACGACGAG ATGATTGCAGCAGAGGGTGTGGCAGCTATGAGTGTGTCAGAACTGCAGGCAGCTTGTCGCAGCCGTGGAATGAGATCTCTAGGACTCACCACAGATCAGCTACGACTGCAACTGCAGCAG TGGCTGGACCTGCACTTAAATGAGAATGTTCCACCATCACTGCTGCTGCTCTCCAGAGCCATGTACCTGACTGATCTCAAACCCAAGGCCCCAGTCATTCCGCCTGTACCCAAACTTGAG AAAGCAACGGTTGCAACAAATGGAAGCTCGGATAATGCAGACATGCTGGCGGACCCTGCACTCATCATCAAAGACACACCG GCAGAAGAGATAAGGAACAAGGCGCCTGTGATGTCGGACAAACCTCTTACTGCTGCTGAAGTCCTCCAG